TAAGTCTCCCGATCATTTCCCAATCTGACTTGCCTGAAAAACCCTGTTTTCTAGTTCTTCCATGAAGAGTGATCATCGTTGCTCCCGCATCTTGAAGTTTAAACAAGAAATCCTCTATATTTTCTTCTTTACTATCCCATCCGAGCCGTGTTTTTACTGTTACTGGAACCCTAACAGCTTTTACAACATTTTTTACTAATTCTATAGCAAGTTTTCGGTCTTTAATTAATGCACTGCCTCCACCTTTCTTTGCAATTTTTTTTACAGGGCATCCCATATTTATATCAATTAAGAAAGCTCCAGAGTCCTCAGCTTGTTTCGCGGCTTCAGAAACAGCATATGGCCTATTATCAAATATTTGTACTCCAATTGGACCCTCTTCTAAATCTATTTGATTGATTTTTTGTGTTCCATAACCTTTCTTAAGACTTGTTGCATTTATCATTTCTGTAAAAAGTAAAGAGTTTGGAGCCCATTTACGTACAAGTCGCCTAAAAATGTTATCTGTAACTCCAGCTAATGGTGATAGCATGACCTTACTAGTAATTATCCTGTTAACTCCCCTTCCTTTTAGCTTTATATTTGAAGACATATAATTTAAAATTTATATTAATCTTTCTTTATTATAAATTTAGATATGGAGCTGATTTTATGTTTTCTATTTAATTCTTAATTTATAATAAGTGCTTTTACTTAAATAGGCCTAATTGATTACTTTTTTTGCTAGTTTGTATTGAGTTTTAATTTTAAAAAGGAAATTTTTCTTGTTTATATTAGTATCTATTTTTCTTCCAATAATTATTTTTATTGCACCAATAAATGTAAAAGCTATACAAGGTAATTTGGATTTATCGAGTGCTCAAACTTCTGTAGGCAAAAGATTTGCTAAAGTTTTTTGTGATGCTAAGAGAGAAGGATTAGATTCAGATTTTGCTAGTGAATATGCTTTGAATAATACATATTTAAAATTTGTAGCATTTCCAGACGATGACGAATATTTGGAAAATTTATGGAGTTTCACACATAACAATATATTAGATAATTGTGGTGAATTTGTAGATATAAATGATCTAAAAGACCTAGAGATTTTTTTTAAAGAAGAGGGTTTAATTGCATCAAATAGAGAACTCTATTTACCAACTTTTGAGAATAATTAGATTAAATTTTTAGCATGTACTAAAATATAGATAGAATATGAAATTTTATGAAACTATTAGGTTTAAATTCACCTGAAATATTCATAATTTTAGTAATTTTCCTTTCAATTTTAGGTCCAAAAAGAATTGAAAAAGGTTTTTTATTATTCAATAAACTACTAAAATTCCTTTTAACTATAGATGAAGATCAAAGCATAG
The Prochlorococcus marinus str. GP2 genome window above contains:
- the dusB gene encoding tRNA dihydrouridine synthase DusB, giving the protein MSSNIKLKGRGVNRIITSKVMLSPLAGVTDNIFRRLVRKWAPNSLLFTEMINATSLKKGYGTQKINQIDLEEGPIGVQIFDNRPYAVSEAAKQAEDSGAFLIDINMGCPVKKIAKKGGGSALIKDRKLAIELVKNVVKAVRVPVTVKTRLGWDSKEENIEDFLFKLQDAGATMITLHGRTRKQGFSGKSDWEMIGRLKSLLEIPVIANGDIKNPDDALHCLKKTNADGVMIGRGILGSPWKIGEIDYAIRENKNFKEPNTEEKLYLIIEHLDELIKEKGDHGLLIARKHISWTCKDFKGASNLRNNLVRAVDKNEVKNLINKMIKTLNNEKNTLA